One genomic region from Trueperaceae bacterium encodes:
- a CDS encoding YbaB/EbfC family nucleoid-associated protein — translation MNIQKLMKEAQRAQAKVAEAQERLASMTVEGSAGAGLVRVEATGDGTVTKVRIDQKIVDPADVEMLEDLVTAAVGEAQRRAKELQEREMGAAMGGMQGLGGML, via the coding sequence GTGAACATCCAGAAGCTCATGAAAGAAGCGCAGCGCGCTCAGGCGAAGGTGGCGGAAGCGCAGGAGCGTCTCGCGTCCATGACGGTGGAGGGCTCGGCAGGCGCCGGCCTCGTACGCGTCGAGGCCACGGGCGACGGGACCGTGACGAAGGTCCGCATCGACCAGAAGATCGTCGACCCGGCGGACGTCGAGATGCTCGAGGACCTCGTCACGGCGGCCGTCGGCGAGGCGCAACGCCGGGCCAAGGAGCTGCAGGAGCGCGAGATGGGGGCCGCCATGGGCGGCATGCAGGGTCTGGGAGGCATGCTCTGA
- the topA gene encoding type I DNA topoisomerase — MPSKHATTRLVIVESPTKARTIKRFLPAGYQVEASMGHVRDLPSNAAEIPDRYKKTDWARLGVNVDAGFEPIYVISPKKRAVVNNLKAALKAADEVYIATDEDREGESIGWHLVEVLQPDVPVKRMVFHEITERAILEALGKTRDIDTNLVDAQETRRVLDRLVGYAISPLLWRKIAPKLSAGRVQSVAVRLLVMRERERMSFVSAAYWDMAAKLGHGGTTFDATLTHLAGVRVAGGRDYDPDTGRLKAELRPGVDTIVLTEARARELASAAETAAWQVAGLEEREQSRSPAAPFTTSTLQQEAGRKLGLSARDTMRVAQSLYENGYITYMRTDSTSLSQEALSAARAAITGRYGADYLSAGERKHKGGARNAQEAHEAIRPAGTEMRTAQEHGLKGVEAAVYDLVWKRTVASQMADARLKFVTARINAGKAGMEELTFRATGRTVLFPGFFRAYVEGSDDPEAALDDRDQPLPLLATGDGLDCAGVTAEGHETKPPARFTEASLVKLLEAEGIGRPSTYASIIDTIQARGYARKQSQQLVPTFTAFATNNLLERQFRQLVDTEFTAQMEQVLDDIAAGERASGAYLRDFYLGSEGIVRLVDDALEAIDARQISTVENAAWDPYVVRVGRYGPYVEGPLDGETRTASLPPDAAPGDLTKADLTRYLTEGNMGDVTIATEPGSGTPVLLKRGPFGPYLQLGEAGSDGGKPKRVSLPPGVDPHEVSSDLALRLIALPARLGDHPDDGKAVDVGIGRFGPYVKHGSTFASIPKAEFVLDVDLERALQLLAQKARRGSAALRVVGTDPRTGEAVELYEGRFGPYVKRGSVNASLPRDVAPEALELDEAVALLDAREAAGPAKGRGRGRAKAAKPTTKSTAVKATSKAAAKGTKTKAASGGGKAGARKGKAGGKATSKAAAKTKATPEQLTAYLGELEPADAAVAALTLGAGGAALDVPAAAARLGIGVDDAEARNKRAMFKLRMSFGRDRAKRESGG, encoded by the coding sequence TTGCCGTCCAAACACGCCACGACGCGACTCGTCATCGTCGAGTCGCCAACCAAGGCACGCACCATCAAGCGGTTCCTGCCGGCCGGCTACCAGGTAGAGGCCAGCATGGGGCACGTCCGCGACCTGCCGAGCAACGCGGCGGAGATCCCGGACCGTTACAAGAAGACCGACTGGGCCCGGCTCGGTGTGAACGTCGATGCCGGCTTCGAGCCGATCTACGTGATCTCGCCGAAGAAGCGCGCCGTCGTCAACAACCTCAAGGCCGCGCTCAAGGCGGCGGACGAGGTCTACATCGCGACGGACGAGGACCGGGAGGGCGAGTCCATCGGCTGGCACCTCGTCGAGGTCCTGCAGCCCGACGTGCCCGTCAAGCGCATGGTGTTCCACGAGATCACCGAGCGCGCGATCCTCGAGGCGCTCGGGAAGACCCGCGACATCGACACGAACCTGGTCGACGCCCAGGAGACGCGGCGCGTGCTCGACCGCCTCGTCGGCTACGCCATCAGCCCGCTGCTATGGCGCAAGATCGCGCCGAAGCTGAGCGCCGGGCGTGTGCAGAGCGTCGCCGTCAGGCTCCTCGTCATGCGCGAGCGCGAGCGCATGAGCTTCGTCAGCGCCGCCTACTGGGACATGGCCGCCAAGCTGGGGCACGGGGGCACGACGTTCGACGCGACGCTCACCCACCTCGCCGGCGTGCGCGTGGCGGGCGGGCGCGACTACGACCCGGACACGGGTCGCCTCAAGGCCGAGCTGCGGCCAGGCGTGGACACGATCGTCCTCACGGAGGCGCGCGCCCGCGAGCTCGCGTCCGCCGCCGAGACGGCCGCTTGGCAGGTCGCCGGCCTCGAGGAGCGCGAGCAGTCGCGCTCGCCCGCGGCGCCGTTCACGACCTCGACGTTGCAGCAGGAAGCCGGCCGGAAGCTCGGCCTCTCGGCCAGGGACACCATGCGCGTCGCGCAGAGCCTGTACGAGAACGGCTACATAACGTACATGCGCACCGACTCAACCTCCCTGTCGCAGGAGGCCCTGAGCGCGGCCCGGGCGGCCATCACGGGGCGCTACGGCGCCGACTACCTCAGCGCCGGTGAGCGCAAGCACAAGGGCGGGGCGCGCAACGCCCAGGAGGCCCACGAGGCGATCAGGCCGGCGGGCACCGAGATGAGGACCGCGCAGGAGCACGGCCTCAAGGGCGTCGAGGCCGCCGTCTACGACCTGGTGTGGAAGCGCACCGTCGCCTCCCAGATGGCCGACGCGCGCCTCAAGTTCGTGACGGCCCGCATCAACGCCGGCAAGGCCGGCATGGAGGAGCTGACGTTCAGGGCCACCGGCCGGACCGTCCTCTTCCCCGGCTTCTTCAGGGCGTACGTCGAGGGCTCGGACGACCCGGAAGCAGCGCTCGACGACCGCGACCAGCCGCTGCCGCTCCTCGCCACGGGCGACGGGCTCGACTGCGCCGGGGTGACGGCCGAGGGGCACGAGACCAAACCGCCCGCGCGCTTCACCGAGGCGTCCCTCGTCAAGCTCCTCGAGGCCGAGGGCATCGGCAGGCCGAGCACGTACGCGAGCATCATCGACACGATCCAGGCGCGCGGCTACGCCCGCAAACAGAGCCAGCAGCTCGTGCCGACCTTCACGGCGTTCGCCACCAACAACCTCCTGGAGCGCCAGTTCAGGCAGCTCGTCGATACCGAGTTCACGGCCCAGATGGAGCAGGTCCTTGACGACATCGCCGCGGGCGAGCGCGCCTCGGGCGCGTACCTGCGCGACTTCTACCTCGGCAGCGAGGGCATCGTGCGGCTCGTGGACGACGCGCTGGAGGCCATCGACGCGCGCCAGATCTCGACGGTCGAGAACGCCGCCTGGGACCCGTACGTCGTGCGGGTCGGACGCTACGGACCGTACGTCGAGGGCCCCCTGGACGGCGAGACGCGCACGGCCTCCTTGCCGCCGGACGCGGCGCCCGGCGACCTGACCAAGGCCGACCTCACCCGGTACCTGACCGAGGGCAACATGGGCGACGTGACGATCGCCACGGAGCCCGGCTCCGGCACGCCCGTCCTCCTGAAGCGCGGCCCGTTCGGCCCGTACCTACAGCTCGGCGAGGCCGGCTCGGACGGCGGCAAGCCCAAGCGCGTGTCGTTGCCCCCCGGCGTGGACCCCCACGAGGTCTCGAGTGACCTCGCGCTGCGGCTCATCGCCCTGCCGGCGCGCCTCGGCGACCACCCGGACGACGGCAAGGCCGTCGATGTCGGCATCGGCCGCTTCGGCCCGTACGTGAAGCACGGGAGCACCTTCGCCTCCATCCCCAAGGCCGAGTTCGTGCTCGACGTTGACCTCGAGCGGGCGCTGCAGCTCCTCGCCCAGAAGGCGCGCCGCGGCAGCGCGGCGCTCAGGGTCGTCGGGACCGACCCGCGCACGGGTGAAGCCGTAGAGCTGTACGAGGGCCGCTTCGGCCCGTACGTGAAGCGTGGCAGCGTCAACGCCTCCCTGCCGCGCGACGTGGCGCCGGAGGCGCTCGAGCTCGACGAGGCCGTAGCGCTCCTCGACGCGCGCGAAGCCGCCGGGCCCGCCAAGGGCAGGGGGCGGGGCAGGGCCAAGGCCGCCAAGCCCACTACCAAGTCCACCGCCGTCAAGGCGACGAGCAAGGCCGCCGCCAAGGGCACCAAGACGAAGGCGGCGAGCGGCGGGGGCAAGGCAGGAGCGAGGAAGGGCAAAGCCGGCGGCAAGGCGACGAGCAAGGCTGCCGCCAAGACGAAGGCGACGCCGGAGCAGCTCACGGCCTACCTAGGCGAGCTCGAACCGGCCGACGCGGCCGTGGCGGCACTCACGCTCGGAGCCGGCGGCGCGGCGCTCGACGTGCCGGCGGCAGCGGCCCGCCTCGGCATCGGCGTCGACGACGCGGAGGCGCGGAACAAGCGCGCCATGTTCAAGCTGCGCATGAGCTTCGGCAGGGACCGCGCGAAGCGCGAAAGCGGCGGCTGA
- a CDS encoding HDIG domain-containing protein, protein MARKPAIWFLNAARRALLAAAPSLADPDDAWARRRLAPAEYALFERLPPEERAHGVEVAKCLAKARPDDHELLAAALLHDVGKLGTPRGAVVRALTHVLPPSDAAPEPRLAGLAGARQARVHHADYGAELLRRAGSSARVVELVARHHAAAGPGRHAGRAPARGVAPGAGRAAGPDPDGRLASDLAALEECDART, encoded by the coding sequence ATGGCTAGGAAGCCCGCCATCTGGTTCCTCAACGCCGCGCGGCGCGCCCTGCTGGCCGCGGCGCCGTCGCTCGCCGACCCGGACGACGCCTGGGCGCGGCGGCGCCTGGCGCCGGCCGAGTACGCCCTCTTCGAGCGGTTGCCGCCCGAGGAGCGGGCGCATGGGGTTGAGGTCGCGAAGTGCCTGGCCAAGGCGCGCCCGGACGACCACGAGCTGTTGGCCGCCGCGCTCCTCCACGACGTGGGCAAGCTCGGCACGCCCCGAGGCGCCGTCGTGCGCGCCCTCACGCACGTGCTTCCGCCGAGCGACGCGGCGCCGGAGCCGCGCCTCGCCGGACTCGCGGGCGCTCGGCAAGCGCGCGTCCACCATGCCGACTACGGCGCCGAGCTCTTGCGCCGCGCCGGCTCATCGGCGCGGGTGGTCGAGCTCGTGGCGCGCCACCACGCCGCCGCCGGCCCGGGTCGTCATGCGGGGCGGGCGCCGGCTCGCGGCGTCGCGCCAGGCGCCGGTCGCGCTGCGGGACCGGACCCCGACGGCCGTCTCGCGTCCGACCTGGCCGCTCTCGAGGAGTGCGATGCCAGGACCTGA
- the recR gene encoding recombination mediator RecR, with protein sequence MSVRFPSALLTLIRELGRLPGIGPKSAQRLAFYLFNRPEEEVRDLAEALVGAKTGLARCPVCFNVMSAGQECCAVCSDPRRDRGLLCVVEQPADLLAIERSGEYAGLYHVLHGALSPMNGVGPEQLTIDALSRRMAGLREVVLATSTTVEGEATAHYIARLLAPEGVSVSRIAYGLPVGGDLEYADEVTLGRAISNRRPV encoded by the coding sequence GTGAGCGTCCGCTTCCCGTCGGCGCTCCTCACCCTCATCCGGGAGCTGGGCCGACTACCGGGCATCGGACCGAAGAGCGCGCAGCGGCTCGCTTTCTACCTGTTCAACCGCCCCGAGGAGGAGGTCCGCGACCTCGCCGAGGCGCTGGTCGGCGCCAAGACCGGCCTGGCGCGCTGTCCGGTGTGCTTCAACGTCATGAGCGCCGGCCAGGAGTGCTGCGCCGTCTGCTCCGACCCGCGGCGCGACCGCGGCCTCCTCTGCGTCGTCGAGCAGCCGGCCGACCTACTCGCCATCGAGCGCTCGGGCGAGTACGCGGGCCTCTACCACGTGCTCCACGGCGCCTTGAGCCCGATGAACGGGGTGGGGCCGGAGCAGTTGACCATCGACGCGCTGAGCCGCCGCATGGCGGGCCTACGCGAGGTCGTGCTCGCCACTTCCACCACCGTCGAAGGCGAGGCCACGGCGCACTACATCGCGCGCCTGCTCGCGCCGGAGGGCGTGAGCGTGAGCCGCATCGCCTACGGTCTGCCCGTCGGCGGCGACCTGGAGTACGCCGACGAGGTCACCCTCGGACGGGCGATCAGCAACCGCCGGCCCGTCTGA
- a CDS encoding glycerol-3-phosphate acyltransferase: MIALLAALAGGYLLGAIPTAALVAKARGKDVFALGSGNMGAMNTARNLNVWLGVLVLVLDVAKGATATGFGMLVANLTAMPALDPAMTTAPASTIPLTLAAPLAAGFGAVLGHAWSAFVGFKGGKALATTLGVSLPLYPQAGLAALVLIVAAYLVTRRSGIAAVITMLAYPVLTLLALDKAGWAREDAFAVVTWVLPITAVVLIKHLTAWLRAPRKGGAAPPG; encoded by the coding sequence GTGATCGCGCTGCTCGCCGCGCTGGCGGGCGGCTACCTCCTCGGCGCCATCCCTACGGCCGCCCTCGTCGCGAAGGCGCGGGGGAAGGACGTCTTCGCGCTCGGCTCGGGCAACATGGGCGCCATGAACACGGCGCGCAACCTGAACGTCTGGCTCGGGGTCCTCGTTCTGGTGCTGGACGTGGCGAAGGGGGCAACGGCCACGGGCTTCGGCATGCTCGTCGCCAACCTCACCGCCATGCCGGCCCTCGATCCGGCCATGACGACGGCGCCGGCCTCGACCATCCCCCTGACGCTGGCCGCCCCCTTGGCGGCCGGGTTCGGCGCGGTCCTCGGCCACGCCTGGTCGGCTTTCGTCGGCTTCAAGGGTGGGAAGGCGTTGGCGACGACCCTCGGGGTGTCGCTACCCCTCTACCCGCAAGCCGGTCTGGCCGCGCTCGTGTTGATCGTCGCCGCATACCTCGTCACGCGCCGTTCCGGCATCGCGGCCGTCATCACCATGCTCGCCTATCCGGTCCTCACGCTCCTCGCCCTCGACAAGGCGGGGTGGGCGCGGGAGGACGCTTTCGCGGTCGTCACGTGGGTGCTGCCCATCACGGCGGTCGTACTGATCAAACATCTCACCGCCTGGCTGCGGGCGCCGCGCAAGGGTGGCGCCGCGCCGCCGGGCTGA
- a CDS encoding Mur ligase family protein, translating to MPGPEASVATPNLDWLFALQRFGMHPGLGRMRRLLELVGSPDAALRCVLVAGTNGKGSVARALAACLRESGERTALYTSPHLQHVGERVRVDELPSTDAQLEAAVARVRAPAEEVGATFFEVLTAAALVRFAEAGVRWAVLEVGLGGRLDATNAVEPELACVTTVALDHTVVLGDTVEAIAAEKAGVLRAGVPAVSGVLGAAGDVIAERAALLGAPLAVYGRDFWGEAAALTWEGTAFTWRRAAGGDGDGMRVVSPLVGRHQVANLALALEAARAVGVAAAAAVRAVAGAGWPGRLEPREREGRRVVLDGAHNPAAAAALAAAVRELEGEVAVLVFGASADKDVRGVLAELAPLARTVVLTHAVRSPRAMDPAAIAAELPPGAGAPLLAADPERALALALASAGPGETVLVAGSLFLVGEARDILMGGPVEDRLRFQ from the coding sequence ATGCCAGGACCTGAGGCCTCGGTCGCCACGCCCAACCTGGACTGGCTCTTCGCCTTGCAACGCTTCGGCATGCACCCCGGCCTAGGGCGGATGCGGCGTCTACTCGAGCTCGTCGGTTCGCCCGACGCCGCGCTGCGCTGTGTGCTCGTGGCCGGCACCAACGGCAAAGGGAGCGTGGCGCGCGCGTTGGCGGCCTGTCTCCGCGAGTCGGGGGAGCGCACGGCCCTGTACACGAGCCCCCACTTGCAGCACGTCGGCGAGCGCGTCCGGGTCGATGAGCTGCCGAGCACCGATGCGCAACTCGAGGCCGCCGTGGCGCGCGTGAGGGCCCCGGCGGAGGAGGTCGGGGCGACGTTCTTCGAGGTCCTGACCGCCGCCGCGCTCGTCCGCTTCGCCGAGGCCGGCGTGCGCTGGGCCGTGCTCGAGGTCGGCCTGGGCGGGCGGCTCGACGCCACCAACGCGGTGGAGCCGGAGCTCGCGTGCGTGACGACCGTGGCGCTCGACCACACGGTCGTCCTGGGCGATACCGTCGAGGCGATCGCCGCCGAGAAGGCCGGGGTGCTGCGAGCGGGCGTACCGGCCGTCTCCGGCGTCCTCGGCGCCGCCGGCGACGTGATCGCGGAGCGGGCCGCCCTGCTCGGAGCGCCGCTGGCCGTCTACGGCAGGGATTTCTGGGGGGAGGCCGCCGCGCTCACCTGGGAAGGCACCGCGTTCACGTGGCGCCGCGCCGCCGGGGGCGACGGCGACGGCATGCGCGTCGTCTCGCCGCTCGTCGGCCGGCACCAGGTCGCCAACCTCGCCCTGGCCCTCGAGGCCGCGCGCGCCGTCGGCGTGGCGGCGGCAGCGGCGGTGCGGGCCGTGGCGGGCGCCGGCTGGCCCGGCCGGTTGGAGCCGCGCGAGCGCGAGGGTCGCCGGGTCGTGCTCGACGGGGCGCACAACCCAGCGGCCGCGGCGGCGCTCGCGGCGGCCGTCAGGGAGCTCGAGGGCGAGGTCGCGGTGCTGGTGTTCGGCGCGTCGGCGGACAAGGACGTGCGCGGCGTCCTCGCCGAACTCGCGCCCCTGGCCAGGACCGTCGTGCTGACGCACGCCGTGCGCAGCCCGCGGGCCATGGACCCGGCCGCCATCGCGGCCGAGCTGCCGCCCGGAGCGGGCGCCCCACTGCTGGCGGCGGACCCGGAGCGCGCGCTCGCGCTGGCTCTCGCGTCGGCGGGGCCGGGTGAGACCGTGCTGGTGGCAGGCAGCCTGTTCCTCGTGGGAGAGGCGCGCGACATCCTGATGGGCGGACCCGTGGAGGACCGCCTCCGTTTCCAGTGA
- a CDS encoding patatin-like phospholipase family protein encodes MHGRSSAPGRSEGVAIALGGGTARGLVHVGVLKALDDSGTRPTMLGGTSFGAVIAALYALCGNAYELERVVRTQDIGEVWRQGIDFGLHRGAVVHGRRLRDWLDRKFFFGATFEDLHVPLAVATTDLATGELVIVDSGPLADAVRASCALPGLFAPVPWRDQWLIDGGFVEPVPFSTLGRGDGVRKLGVHAGVDVRSSKVVRAIRAFNVTPFGRAFLAHGERVTPRGPIGQIYRGLTISLGSYSRGLRVPADATLLRVEPHISWWDFHKSPDAVLAGERAMRELLGSGLLAEPVPEPTAVALP; translated from the coding sequence ATGCACGGACGATCGAGCGCGCCGGGGAGGTCGGAGGGGGTCGCCATCGCCCTCGGGGGCGGCACGGCGCGCGGGCTCGTGCACGTCGGGGTGCTCAAGGCCCTCGACGACTCCGGTACGCGCCCTACCATGCTCGGCGGCACGTCGTTCGGCGCCGTCATCGCCGCCCTCTACGCTTTGTGCGGCAACGCTTACGAGCTCGAGCGCGTCGTACGCACCCAGGACATCGGCGAGGTCTGGCGGCAGGGGATCGACTTCGGCCTGCATCGCGGCGCCGTCGTGCATGGCAGGCGCTTGCGGGATTGGCTCGACAGGAAGTTCTTCTTCGGGGCCACGTTCGAGGACCTTCACGTCCCGTTGGCCGTGGCCACTACCGACCTCGCTACCGGCGAGCTCGTCATCGTGGACAGCGGCCCGCTGGCGGACGCGGTGCGGGCGAGCTGCGCCCTGCCCGGGCTCTTCGCCCCCGTGCCTTGGCGGGACCAGTGGCTCATCGACGGCGGTTTCGTCGAGCCCGTGCCGTTCTCGACCCTCGGGCGCGGGGACGGGGTGCGCAAGCTCGGGGTGCACGCGGGGGTCGACGTGCGCAGCTCCAAGGTGGTGAGGGCCATCCGCGCCTTCAACGTCACACCCTTCGGTCGCGCCTTCCTCGCGCACGGCGAGCGGGTGACGCCTCGCGGCCCGATCGGTCAGATTTACCGCGGGCTCACCATCTCCCTCGGCTCCTACAGCCGCGGTTTGCGCGTGCCGGCGGACGCCACGCTCCTACGGGTCGAGCCGCACATCTCATGGTGGGACTTCCATAAATCGCCTGACGCCGTCCTGGCGGGAGAGAGGGCCATGCGCGAGCTGCTCGGGAGCGGTCTCCTCGCGGAGCCCGTCCCAGAGCCCACCGCGGTAGCCTTGCCCTGA
- the dnaX gene encoding DNA polymerase III subunit gamma/tau codes for MSALYQRARPVTFDEVVGQDHVKDVLTAAIRRRRVGHAYLFSGPRGVGKTTSARLLAMAVNCEAGEGERPCGVCESCRLVQAGSHPDVIEMDAASNNSVDDVRELRERTMLSSIRGGTRVWILDEAHMLSKAAANALLKTLEEPPPSLLFVLATTEPERLPPTVLSRCQHFRFRRLTDGEIVGKLARLSAAAGVAAETAALQLVARSADGGMRDAESLLDRLLAGGESITLQRAEDALGLPPHERLRAMAEALAEGDLQGLLEQASGLYRAGFAPRTLAEQLARTLRDALHARLAGTPWLELAEDDLLRLLHALDDEQERFVRHDDLYSLEVALIKARNALRGNVPAAFAARTASDEQPTLSGRGAVPQAHAPEDTAARSVAARAARAPEEPAPGDQTLDGRTPDGRTPDGRTPDERAPDERAPDERAPTDDARAAAPAGPRRTAEPTAAADARPRQPERTQGEASFSWHAVRSKADVRLKAFLAPARVEIVGRTIRIAYPDTNEFHHKQLLMRLEELRALVTDVAGAAFEIEVDGPGGGPKKV; via the coding sequence ATGTCCGCCCTCTACCAGCGCGCAAGGCCCGTAACGTTCGACGAGGTCGTCGGCCAGGACCACGTCAAGGACGTGCTCACGGCCGCGATCAGGCGCCGGCGTGTCGGCCACGCGTACCTCTTCTCCGGGCCGCGCGGCGTCGGCAAGACGACGAGCGCGCGCCTGCTGGCGATGGCGGTCAACTGCGAGGCCGGCGAAGGCGAGCGTCCGTGCGGCGTATGCGAATCGTGCCGCCTCGTCCAAGCAGGCAGCCATCCGGACGTGATCGAGATGGACGCCGCCTCGAACAACTCCGTCGACGACGTGCGCGAGCTGCGGGAGCGGACCATGCTCTCCAGCATCAGGGGCGGCACGCGCGTGTGGATCCTCGACGAGGCCCACATGCTGAGCAAGGCCGCGGCGAACGCGCTGCTCAAGACGCTCGAGGAGCCGCCGCCGAGCCTGCTGTTCGTGCTCGCCACCACCGAGCCGGAGCGCCTGCCGCCCACCGTGCTGTCACGGTGCCAGCACTTCCGCTTCAGGCGCCTGACGGACGGGGAGATCGTCGGCAAGCTGGCGCGGCTCAGCGCCGCCGCCGGGGTGGCGGCGGAGACGGCGGCGCTCCAGCTGGTGGCGCGGAGCGCCGACGGCGGCATGCGCGACGCCGAGTCGCTCCTCGACAGGCTCCTCGCAGGCGGCGAGTCAATCACGCTGCAACGCGCGGAGGACGCCCTCGGTCTGCCTCCGCATGAGCGTCTGAGAGCCATGGCGGAAGCGCTCGCCGAGGGCGACCTGCAGGGGCTGCTCGAGCAGGCGTCCGGCCTTTACCGCGCCGGGTTCGCGCCACGGACGCTGGCCGAGCAGCTCGCACGCACGCTCAGGGACGCGCTGCACGCCCGCCTAGCGGGAACGCCGTGGCTCGAGCTCGCCGAGGACGACCTCCTGCGCCTGCTGCACGCGCTCGACGACGAGCAGGAGCGGTTCGTGCGCCACGACGACCTCTACTCGCTCGAGGTGGCGCTCATCAAGGCGCGTAACGCGCTGCGCGGCAACGTGCCGGCGGCCTTCGCGGCCAGGACGGCGTCGGACGAGCAACCCACCCTCTCCGGGAGGGGCGCCGTCCCGCAGGCACACGCGCCGGAGGACACCGCGGCGCGAAGCGTCGCGGCTCGGGCCGCGCGAGCGCCCGAGGAACCGGCGCCGGGCGACCAGACGTTGGACGGCCGGACGCCGGACGGCCGGACGCCGGACGGCCGGACGCCGGACGAACGCGCACCGGACGAACGCGCACCGGACGAACGTGCGCCGACCGACGACGCGCGAGCCGCGGCGCCGGCCGGGCCGAGGCGGACCGCCGAACCGACCGCCGCCGCGGACGCCAGGCCCAGGCAGCCCGAACGCACTCAGGGCGAAGCGAGCTTCTCCTGGCACGCCGTGCGCAGCAAGGCCGACGTGCGGCTGAAGGCGTTCCTGGCGCCCGCGCGGGTCGAGATCGTCGGCAGGACCATCCGCATCGCCTACCCCGACACCAACGAGTTCCACCACAAGCAGCTCCTCATGCGCCTGGAAGAGCTGAGGGCGTTGGTGACGGACGTCGCGGGCGCGGCCTTCGAGATCGAAGTCGACGGGCCGGGCGGTGGTCCAAAAAAAGTCTGA
- the recO gene encoding DNA repair protein RecO encodes MRRYTVTDGVVIKRHALPSGDLVVTLLGRLGKWRAVARKGTLPGGNVGRLSLFHDVTVQFYRRKDEDLALLTQVQLNGALPGLSDTNTYPYAHLLCELADALTVDVHLEARVYDYLTSGLRGLASHHDPELVALLYAWRLLGVAGLAPRLAACVACGTPAPLVALDVAAGGLTCDRDRSGPALTAAEVGELRLLVSGGMAEALASEMPRRDRHWGLLEAYVTYHVRELRSFAAAAHAGAA; translated from the coding sequence ATGAGGCGCTACACCGTCACCGACGGGGTCGTCATCAAGCGGCACGCGCTCCCGTCCGGCGACCTCGTGGTCACGCTCCTAGGCCGACTGGGCAAATGGCGGGCCGTCGCGCGCAAGGGCACGCTGCCCGGAGGCAACGTCGGCCGCCTCTCCCTCTTCCACGACGTTACGGTGCAGTTCTACCGGCGTAAGGACGAGGACCTGGCGCTCCTCACGCAAGTGCAGCTCAACGGCGCCCTGCCGGGCCTGAGCGACACGAACACCTACCCGTACGCCCACCTGCTGTGCGAGCTCGCCGACGCCCTGACGGTCGACGTCCACCTGGAAGCGCGCGTCTACGACTACCTCACGTCCGGACTGCGGGGGCTCGCCTCCCACCACGACCCGGAGCTCGTCGCGCTGCTCTACGCCTGGCGCCTCCTCGGCGTGGCCGGTCTTGCCCCGCGCTTGGCGGCGTGCGTGGCCTGCGGCACGCCGGCGCCGCTCGTCGCCCTCGACGTGGCCGCCGGCGGCCTGACATGCGACCGCGACCGGAGCGGGCCTGCCCTCACGGCGGCAGAGGTCGGGGAGCTGCGACTGCTGGTGAGCGGCGGCATGGCGGAAGCGCTCGCATCCGAGATGCCGCGCCGAGACCGGCACTGGGGGCTCCTCGAGGCCTACGTGACGTACCACGTGCGGGAGCTGCGCAGCTTCGCGGCCGCCGCGCACGCGGGAGCCGCGTGA